The Pseudomonas sp. G2-4 genome window below encodes:
- a CDS encoding alpha/beta hydrolase, translating into MRPEIAVLDIQGQYRVYTEFYRADAAQKTIILVNGSMATTASFAQTAKNLYPQFNVVLYDQPYAGKSKAHNRHEKMLTKEVEGQILLELIDHFAAEHVLSFSWGGAATLTALAQRPRRIEKAVISSFSPVLNAPMRDYLERGVDYLGSLDGDRVGHLVNSTIGKHLPPLFKRFNYRHVSSLAEHEYGQMHFHISDVLHSDRLCYVNAAKKINVPVLFLNGEWDEYTAADDAKLFAEHVQHSSFNTLQATGHFLDMEHKAACRDSRNALMDFLQPTHHESRPRYSYVQGSHALAI; encoded by the coding sequence ATGAGGCCAGAAATCGCTGTGTTGGATATACAGGGTCAGTATCGGGTTTACACGGAGTTCTATCGCGCAGACGCCGCACAAAAGACCATCATTCTGGTCAACGGCTCGATGGCCACCACTGCGTCGTTTGCACAGACCGCCAAAAACCTCTACCCACAATTCAACGTCGTGCTCTACGACCAGCCCTACGCGGGCAAGTCCAAAGCCCACAACCGGCATGAGAAAATGCTGACGAAAGAGGTCGAAGGCCAGATCCTCCTGGAACTGATCGATCACTTTGCCGCCGAGCATGTGCTGTCGTTTTCCTGGGGCGGCGCCGCCACGCTGACCGCCTTGGCGCAACGCCCACGGCGCATCGAAAAAGCGGTGATCAGCTCGTTCTCACCGGTACTCAATGCGCCAATGCGCGACTACCTGGAGCGCGGCGTGGATTACTTGGGTAGCCTGGACGGCGACCGTGTCGGGCACTTGGTCAACAGCACCATTGGCAAACACCTGCCGCCGCTGTTCAAGCGCTTCAACTATCGCCACGTCAGCAGCCTGGCCGAGCATGAGTACGGGCAGATGCATTTTCATATCAGCGATGTGCTCCACAGCGACCGGCTGTGCTATGTGAACGCTGCGAAAAAAATCAACGTGCCAGTGCTGTTCCTGAACGGCGAATGGGACGAATACACCGCGGCCGATGACGCCAAGCTCTTTGCCGAGCACGTGCAGCACAGCAGCTTCAACACACTGCAAGCCACCGGGCACTTCCTGGACATGGAACACAAAGCCGCCTGCCGGGACAGCCGCAACGCCCTGATGGACTTCCTGCAACCGACCCACCACGAAAGTCGACCGCGCTACAGCTACGTACAGGGCTCCCATGCACTGGCTATCTGA
- a CDS encoding Lrp/AsnC family transcriptional regulator yields MKLDAFDRKILAALQRDGRLSNVQLAEEIGLSASPCLRRVRMLEEAGVIRGYQAVLDRDEVGLGLTIFVGVKVERHNDERAEAFRQAVTALPEVISAFLVSGESDFLLQVVVPDLRAYDRFVTGHLLKLPGISDIRSNFAINTVKTPGALPLGHLPGT; encoded by the coding sequence ATGAAACTGGATGCCTTCGATCGCAAAATCCTCGCCGCGCTGCAAAGGGACGGTCGCCTGAGCAACGTGCAACTGGCCGAAGAAATCGGCCTGTCCGCTTCCCCGTGCCTGCGCCGCGTGCGGATGCTCGAAGAAGCCGGAGTGATTCGCGGATATCAAGCCGTCCTCGACCGCGACGAAGTGGGCCTCGGGCTGACGATTTTTGTCGGCGTGAAGGTTGAGCGGCACAACGACGAACGAGCCGAAGCATTTCGCCAGGCGGTCACGGCGTTGCCGGAAGTGATTTCGGCGTTCCTGGTATCAGGCGAGTCGGATTTTCTGTTGCAAGTCGTGGTGCCGGATTTGCGCGCCTATGACCGCTTCGTCACCGGGCATTTGTTGAAGCTGCCGGGCATAAGTGACATCCGCAGCAACTTTGCGATTAATACGGTGAAGACGCCGGGGGCGTTGCCGTTGGGGCATTTGCCCGGGACCTGA
- a CDS encoding LysE family translocator translates to MAELWLFLMALTVAYLLPGPDMILLLQTGARQGKSAALATAVGLGVARGCHVALAALGLSALFKTAPWTFDAIRLAGAAYLLWIGFQCLRTTLLPSFEGAGVEAGKRRWYQAIRRGLLTNLLNPKALLFCSVLLPQFIDPQGGPVLGQFATLGVVLVSVGLLFDSAYALVGVALGRWLQRSPSAQRVQQWLFGSLLIGFAVRLTFVQQA, encoded by the coding sequence ATGGCAGAGCTCTGGTTGTTCCTGATGGCGTTGACGGTGGCGTACTTGCTGCCCGGGCCGGACATGATTCTGCTGCTGCAAACCGGTGCCCGCCAGGGCAAGAGCGCGGCGCTGGCGACGGCAGTGGGCCTCGGCGTTGCCCGGGGATGTCATGTCGCGCTGGCCGCATTGGGGCTTTCGGCATTGTTCAAGACCGCGCCCTGGACCTTTGACGCGATACGCCTGGCCGGGGCTGCCTACCTGTTATGGATCGGTTTTCAATGCTTAAGGACCACGTTGTTGCCGAGTTTTGAAGGTGCCGGTGTCGAGGCCGGAAAGCGGCGTTGGTACCAGGCGATTCGGCGCGGTCTGCTAACCAATTTGCTCAATCCCAAGGCACTGTTGTTTTGCTCGGTGCTGTTGCCGCAGTTCATCGATCCACAGGGGGGACCGGTGCTGGGGCAGTTTGCGACCCTGGGCGTGGTGCTGGTCAGTGTGGGTTTATTATTTGATAGCGCCTATGCGCTGGTAGGTGTCGCGCTTGGGCGCTGGCTTCAGCGTTCGCCTTCGGCCCAGCGCGTGCAACAGTGGTTGTTTGGGAGTCTTTTGATTGGGTTTGCTGTGCGGCTGACGTTTGTGCAGCAGGCCTAG
- a CDS encoding pseudouridine synthase, with product MRVDRFLSNLPRFNRQQVRLMLVERRVRIDGQAVSDSHAQVREFSRVEVDSEVLQAGRPARYFMLHKPPGCVSATRDPQHRTVLDLLNEPDKDDLHIAGRLDFNTTGLMLITNDGNWSRRLTQPQTKLPKVYYVETEQAITAEYAVTFARGLYFAFEDLTTQPAELALLGPKSARLSIVEGRYHQVKRMFGHFDNKVLRLHRERMGPLLLDADLEPGQYRALTPEEISLI from the coding sequence ATGCGTGTTGACCGCTTCCTCAGCAATTTGCCGCGTTTCAATCGCCAACAGGTCCGACTGATGCTGGTGGAACGTCGGGTGCGAATCGACGGTCAGGCCGTCAGCGATTCCCATGCACAAGTGCGTGAGTTCAGCCGCGTCGAAGTAGACAGCGAAGTGCTGCAAGCGGGCCGACCAGCGCGCTATTTCATGCTGCACAAGCCACCCGGCTGCGTGAGCGCGACCCGCGACCCGCAGCACCGCACCGTGCTGGACCTGCTGAATGAACCGGACAAGGACGACCTGCACATCGCCGGACGCCTGGACTTCAACACCACCGGACTGATGCTGATCACCAACGATGGCAACTGGTCGCGGCGCCTGACTCAACCGCAGACCAAATTGCCCAAGGTCTATTACGTCGAAACCGAGCAAGCCATCACCGCTGAATACGCCGTCACCTTCGCCCGCGGTTTGTACTTTGCCTTCGAAGACCTCACCACCCAGCCGGCGGAGCTGGCGCTATTGGGGCCAAAATCAGCGCGACTGAGCATCGTTGAAGGACGCTATCACCAGGTCAAGCGCATGTTCGGCCACTTCGATAACAAGGTGCTGCGCCTGCACCGTGAACGCATGGGGCCACTGCTGCTGGATGCCGACCTCGAGCCCGGTCAGTACCGCGCCTTGACGCCTGAAGAGATCAGCCTGATCTGA
- the atzF gene encoding allophanate hydrolase, which yields MNFSLRLDDLRNAYRSGELTPRKLLLDLREKAAALNPDYHLFIHLLTAEELEPYLAALEGRDLESLPLYGVPFAIKDNIDLAGIPTTAACPSFAYVPPRSATIVEQLLALGAIPLGKTNLDQFATGLNGTRSPYGACRNSVLPDYPAGGSSAGSSLAVALGVASFALGTDTAGSGRVPAALNNLVGLKATLGLISTAGVVPACRTLDCVTTFTATAREASQLLALTARPDPCDDYSRNNPQWNDGFAFGVPRRFRFGVPRQQDLEFFGCPESPSLFLEAVERLERLGGEAVELDLSPFLEAARLLYEGPWVAERYSVAGPLMEREPEAVLPVIRAVLAKAPTVDGVQTFRARYRLQALKAQCDRAIDALDCVLTPTIGRPVTLAELSAEPVLRNSELGYYTNFMNLLDYAAVAVPCAFMANGLPWGVTLFGQAFTDQYLLSVADALQRQQDKALPVPANPARHDRARLVVCGAHLDGLALNWQLKQRGARLIEATQSSADYRLYALAGGPPLRPGMLRVSEGGVAIEVEVWELPSSELGSFLTGIPAPLGLGKVQLADGRWESGFICEAYGLEGARDISHLGGWRTYLRSLE from the coding sequence ATGAACTTCTCCCTTCGCTTGGACGACCTGCGCAATGCCTACCGCAGCGGCGAACTGACGCCGCGTAAATTGCTGTTGGATCTGCGGGAAAAAGCCGCGGCGCTGAACCCGGACTATCACCTGTTCATTCACCTGCTGACGGCCGAGGAACTGGAACCCTACCTGGCCGCGTTGGAAGGCCGCGACCTGGAGAGCCTGCCGCTGTACGGCGTACCTTTTGCCATCAAGGACAACATCGACCTGGCCGGCATTCCCACCACTGCCGCCTGCCCTTCGTTTGCCTACGTACCGCCACGTTCGGCCACCATCGTCGAGCAGTTGCTGGCACTCGGCGCGATCCCCTTGGGCAAGACCAACCTCGACCAATTCGCCACCGGGCTCAATGGCACCCGCTCACCTTACGGCGCCTGTCGCAACAGCGTGCTGCCCGACTATCCGGCAGGCGGTTCGAGCGCCGGTTCGTCCCTGGCGGTGGCCTTGGGCGTGGCCAGTTTTGCCTTGGGCACCGATACCGCCGGCTCCGGTCGGGTGCCAGCCGCACTGAACAACCTGGTGGGATTGAAAGCCACCCTGGGATTGATCTCCACGGCGGGCGTGGTCCCGGCCTGTCGCACGCTGGACTGCGTCACGACCTTCACGGCGACGGCGAGGGAAGCCAGCCAGCTGTTGGCGCTGACGGCCCGCCCAGATCCTTGTGACGACTACAGCCGCAACAACCCGCAGTGGAACGATGGCTTTGCGTTCGGTGTGCCCCGACGCTTTCGCTTCGGTGTGCCGCGCCAGCAAGACCTGGAGTTTTTCGGCTGCCCTGAAAGTCCGTCTCTATTCCTCGAGGCCGTCGAGCGACTCGAACGCCTGGGTGGCGAAGCGGTGGAACTGGACCTGTCGCCATTCCTGGAAGCCGCACGACTGCTTTATGAAGGACCGTGGGTGGCCGAGCGCTACAGTGTTGCCGGCCCCTTGATGGAACGCGAGCCCGAGGCCGTACTGCCCGTCATCCGCGCCGTATTGGCCAAAGCGCCTACGGTAGATGGCGTACAAACCTTCCGCGCCCGCTACCGTCTGCAAGCGCTCAAAGCCCAATGCGACCGCGCCATCGACGCGCTTGATTGCGTCCTCACACCAACCATCGGACGCCCGGTGACCCTCGCCGAACTCAGCGCCGAACCGGTGCTGCGCAACTCAGAACTGGGTTACTACACCAATTTCATGAACCTGCTGGACTACGCCGCCGTCGCCGTTCCCTGCGCGTTCATGGCCAACGGCTTGCCGTGGGGCGTGACACTGTTCGGCCAAGCGTTCACCGATCAATACCTCTTGAGCGTTGCCGATGCCTTGCAGCGTCAACAGGACAAGGCCCTGCCCGTTCCCGCCAACCCTGCGCGCCACGACCGGGCGCGGCTGGTGGTGTGCGGCGCGCACCTGGACGGGTTGGCGCTGAATTGGCAGCTCAAGCAACGCGGTGCCCGTCTGATCGAGGCCACCCAGAGCTCAGCGGATTACCGCCTCTATGCCTTGGCCGGCGGCCCGCCCCTGCGACCCGGGATGCTTCGTGTCAGCGAGGGCGGCGTGGCGATCGAGGTGGAGGTCTGGGAACTGCCGAGCAGCGAACTAGGCTCGTTCCTGACCGGCATCCCCGCGCCACTGGGGCTGGGCAAGGTGCAATTGGCCGATGGCCGCTGGGAAAGCGGATTCATTTGCGAGGCGTATGGTTTGGAGGGAGCCCGAGACATCAGCCATCTGGGGGGATGGCGGACCTATCTGCGTAGCCTGGAATAA
- a CDS encoding cysteine-rich CWC family protein, whose amino-acid sequence MNNPELCPACGATNDCTLANPKTVDRACWCYGVSIDPAVLEALPAELRDQSCLCPRCAQVQDQLQAKPRPIA is encoded by the coding sequence ATGAATAATCCTGAGCTTTGCCCAGCCTGCGGCGCCACCAACGACTGCACCCTGGCCAATCCGAAAACCGTCGACCGAGCCTGCTGGTGTTACGGCGTGAGTATCGACCCGGCCGTGCTGGAGGCCTTGCCAGCCGAACTGCGCGATCAATCCTGCCTGTGCCCGCGCTGCGCCCAGGTCCAAGACCAACTGCAAGCCAAGCCCCGGCCGATCGCGTAA
- the uca gene encoding urea carboxylase, whose product MFEKILIANRGAIACRILRTLRELKVQGVAVYSQADAASLHILQADEAHSLGEGAAANTYLAVDKLLAIAKSSGATAIHPGYGFLSENAAFAEACEAVGIAFIGPTPQQLRVFGLKHTARDLARQHGVPLLEGTELLDSLDAALLAGTQIGYPVMLKSTAGGGGIGMRVCRSAAELSESFEAVKRLGQNNFSDAGVFIEKYIERARHLEVQVFGDGAGEVIALGVRDCSVQRRNQKVLEETPAPNLPEGMADALCAAAIQLAKAVNYRSAGTVEFVFDSDAGRFYFLEVNTRLQVEHGVTEQVWDVDLVRWMVQLAAGDLPPLRELSQGLKAEGHAIQARLYAEDPGRDFQPSPGLLTAVQFPQCDGKQLRIDTWVEAGCQIPPYFDPMIAKVIRWAPTREQARLGLYQALDESLLYGVETNRDYLQQILLDAPFANGQPWTRCLEALVYRANTVEVLSPGTQTSIQDYPGRLGYWAVGVPPSGPMDSRSLRLGNRLLGNEEGAAALEITMNGPLLRFNCNARVAVTGAVIALALDGEAVPMNTPLSICAGATLAIGNISGAGARSYLCLQGGVQVPDYLGSKSTFTLGQFGGHGGRALCTGDVLHLAPLDEHSTLAPTSAPILELPTVRQIRVIYGPHGAPEYFTERYIQTFFDTAWEVHFNSSRTGVRLIGPKPEWVRADGGEAGLHPSNIHDNPYAIGAVDFTGDMPVILGPDGPSLGGFVCPVTVIEADLWQLGQLKAGDKVRFVPVDISTARSLALKWDQCGSEFARDGGQSVTSMLDVPPLSRASSLPRGVVSPVVLDIGQDDTRLVARLSGDTHLLLEIGAPELDLVLRFRAHALMQALEHKHLHGVIDLTPGIRSLQVHYQPEQLPLVDLLSIVAGQWDAVCAAQDLQVPSRIVHLPLSWDDPACQLAIEKYMTTVRKDAPWCPSNLEFIRRINDLPNLDEVQRTVFDASYLVMGLGDVYLGAPVATPLDPRHRLVTTKYNPARTWTAENSVGIGGAYMCVYGMEGPGGYQFVGRTLQMWNRYRDVAAFDGKPWLLRFFDQIRFYPVSAEELLRIRRDFPLGRFDLEIEHSQLNLADYQRFLAQEADSIAAFRQRQQGAFDAERERWIASGQAHFDSEEPASAPSEDSLLTEGQLSVDSHIAGNLWQVQVEVGARVEAGDVLVILESMKMEIPVLAPSAGVVREVRVQPGSAVRAGQRVVVLERD is encoded by the coding sequence CCCGCGACCTGGCTCGGCAACACGGTGTGCCACTGCTCGAAGGCACCGAACTGCTCGACAGCCTCGACGCCGCGCTGTTGGCCGGCACCCAGATCGGCTATCCGGTGATGCTCAAAAGTACCGCTGGCGGCGGCGGAATCGGCATGCGCGTTTGCCGCAGTGCCGCCGAGCTGAGCGAATCCTTTGAAGCCGTCAAGCGCCTGGGCCAGAACAACTTCAGCGATGCCGGCGTGTTCATCGAGAAGTACATCGAACGTGCGCGACATCTAGAAGTACAGGTATTCGGCGATGGCGCGGGCGAGGTCATCGCCTTGGGCGTGCGCGACTGCTCAGTGCAGCGGCGCAACCAGAAAGTCCTCGAAGAAACGCCAGCGCCGAACCTGCCCGAGGGCATGGCCGACGCGCTCTGCGCAGCGGCGATCCAACTGGCCAAGGCCGTGAACTACCGCAGCGCCGGCACCGTGGAGTTCGTGTTCGACAGCGACGCGGGGCGCTTTTACTTCCTGGAAGTGAACACCCGCCTGCAAGTGGAGCACGGCGTCACCGAGCAAGTATGGGACGTGGACCTGGTGCGTTGGATGGTGCAACTGGCTGCCGGTGATCTGCCGCCACTGAGGGAGTTGAGCCAGGGTTTGAAAGCCGAGGGCCACGCGATTCAGGCACGCCTGTACGCCGAAGATCCGGGCCGGGATTTCCAGCCCAGCCCCGGCTTGCTGACCGCTGTGCAATTCCCGCAATGCGACGGCAAACAGTTGCGCATCGACACCTGGGTCGAGGCCGGTTGCCAGATCCCGCCCTACTTCGACCCGATGATCGCCAAAGTCATTCGCTGGGCGCCAACCCGCGAGCAGGCGCGCCTGGGCTTGTATCAAGCGCTGGACGAAAGCCTGCTGTACGGCGTCGAAACCAATCGCGACTACCTGCAACAGATTCTGCTCGATGCACCGTTTGCCAACGGCCAGCCCTGGACCCGCTGCCTGGAGGCGCTGGTCTATCGCGCCAACACCGTTGAAGTGCTCAGCCCCGGCACCCAGACCAGCATCCAGGACTATCCCGGTCGCCTCGGTTACTGGGCGGTGGGTGTTCCGCCATCGGGGCCAATGGACAGCCGTTCGCTGCGCCTGGGCAATCGCCTGCTGGGTAATGAAGAAGGGGCCGCGGCGTTGGAAATCACCATGAACGGGCCTCTGCTGCGCTTCAACTGCAATGCCCGGGTCGCCGTGACCGGCGCGGTGATTGCCCTCGCCCTGGACGGTGAAGCCGTGCCGATGAATACGCCGTTGTCGATTTGTGCCGGCGCCACCCTGGCAATCGGCAACATCTCTGGGGCCGGCGCGCGCAGCTACTTGTGCCTGCAAGGTGGCGTGCAAGTGCCGGATTACCTGGGCAGTAAAAGCACGTTTACCCTCGGCCAGTTTGGCGGCCATGGCGGACGAGCGTTGTGTACCGGCGACGTGTTGCACCTGGCGCCGCTGGATGAGCACTCGACGCTGGCACCCACGAGCGCGCCGATCCTGGAGCTGCCAACCGTGCGCCAGATCCGCGTGATCTACGGCCCCCACGGCGCGCCCGAATACTTCACCGAGCGCTACATCCAGACGTTCTTCGACACCGCCTGGGAAGTACACTTCAACTCCAGCCGCACCGGCGTACGACTGATCGGGCCGAAACCTGAATGGGTACGCGCCGACGGTGGCGAGGCAGGGCTGCATCCGTCCAACATCCATGACAACCCCTACGCCATCGGCGCCGTGGACTTCACCGGCGACATGCCGGTCATCCTCGGCCCCGACGGCCCAAGCCTGGGCGGCTTCGTCTGCCCGGTGACGGTGATCGAGGCGGACCTTTGGCAATTGGGGCAACTCAAGGCTGGGGACAAGGTGCGGTTTGTGCCGGTGGATATATCAACCGCCCGATCACTCGCCTTGAAATGGGATCAGTGTGGGAGCGAGTTTGCTCGCGATGGCGGTCAGTCAGTGACCTCGATGTTGGATGTCCCTCCGCTATCGCGAGCAAGCTCGCTCCCACGGGGGGTCGTGTCGCCTGTGGTGCTGGATATTGGCCAGGATGATACCCGCCTGGTGGCAAGACTATCCGGCGACACCCATCTACTGCTGGAAATCGGCGCCCCCGAACTGGACCTGGTGCTGCGCTTTCGCGCCCACGCCTTGATGCAAGCTTTGGAACACAAACACCTGCACGGCGTGATCGACCTGACGCCGGGCATTCGCTCGCTGCAAGTGCATTACCAACCCGAGCAATTGCCCCTGGTCGATCTACTGAGCATCGTCGCCGGTCAGTGGGACGCCGTGTGCGCCGCGCAGGATCTGCAAGTGCCGTCGCGCATCGTCCACCTGCCATTGTCCTGGGACGATCCGGCCTGCCAGCTCGCCATCGAAAAATACATGACCACCGTGCGCAAGGACGCGCCCTGGTGCCCGAGCAACCTGGAGTTCATCCGACGCATCAACGACCTGCCCAACCTCGATGAAGTGCAGCGCACGGTGTTCGACGCCAGCTACCTGGTGATGGGCCTGGGGGACGTCTACCTCGGTGCGCCGGTCGCCACGCCACTGGACCCACGGCATCGGCTGGTGACCACCAAATACAACCCGGCCCGGACCTGGACCGCGGAAAACTCGGTGGGCATCGGTGGCGCCTATATGTGCGTGTACGGCATGGAAGGTCCGGGCGGCTATCAGTTCGTCGGGCGCACGTTGCAGATGTGGAATCGTTATCGGGACGTCGCCGCATTCGACGGCAAGCCCTGGCTGCTGCGGTTTTTCGACCAGATCCGCTTCTACCCGGTCAGCGCCGAGGAGCTGTTGCGAATCCGCCGGGATTTCCCGCTGGGCCGCTTCGACCTGGAGATCGAGCATAGCCAACTCAACCTCGCTGATTACCAGCGTTTCCTGGCACAGGAGGCCGACAGCATCGCCGCGTTCCGGCAACGGCAACAAGGCGCCTTCGACGCCGAGCGCGAGCGTTGGATCGCCAGTGGCCAGGCACATTTCGACAGCGAAGAACCGGCCAGCGCGCCGAGCGAAGACTCGCTGCTGACCGAGGGTCAACTGAGCGTCGACAGCCACATCGCCGGTAACCTCTGGCAGGTTCAGGTGGAGGTTGGTGCTCGGGTCGAGGCCGGCGATGTGCTGGTCATCCTGGAATCGATGAAGATGGAAATCCCGGTGCTTGCGCCCTCGGCCGGCGTGGTACGCGAGGTGCGCGTCCAGCCCGGTTCGGCGGTGCGCGCCGGACAGCGCGTCGTGGTGCTGGAACGTGACTGA